Genomic DNA from Pelosinus sp. UFO1:
GAGGAACAAGAGTGATTAATGATGTCGAAAGAGTCTTACTTAGTGAAGAGGAATTAGCAGGGCGTATTGCAGAGATCGGAGCACAGATTACTGCGGATTATGCAGGTAAAGAAATTCTAATGATTGGGGTATTGCGTGGGGCAGTATTATTCATGGCTGATCTAGCTAGAGCAATTAAAATACCTGTAGCAATTGATTTTATGGCTGTGTCCAGTTATGGAGCAGGTACCAGTTCTAGCGGTGTGGTACGTATCTTAAAAGATCTTGATGAGAACGTAGAAGGGAAACATGTTCTAGTAGTAGAGGATATTATTGATTCAGGGTTGACATTAAATTACTTGATGGATAACCTTAAGTCTCGTAAACCTGCTAGCATTCAGATATGTACACTTCTTAATAAGCCAGATCGCCGTAAGGTAGATGTAGATATTGCTTATAACGGTTTTACTATACCGGATTATTTTGTAATTGGGTACGGTTTGGATTATGCTGAGAAATATCGGAATTTACCCTTCATTGGTATTTTAAAACCTGAAGTTTATCAAGACTAAGTTTTATTGTTAATTATTAGGTTTGGTGGTATAATATTTTTCTATGAAGGCCAAAGGACATAACAATGCCCATGGCAGGAAAGTATCGATGGTGCTTCAGTGAGAGGAGGGCTACTTTGAATAAATTTTTTCGAAATGTAAGTTTTTATTTGTTGATTATTATCATTGCTATTTCAATAATTGACTATTATTCCTCACGTACGACGAATAAACAGGAAATAAGTTATACTCAATTTTTACATCAAATTGAGGAGCAAAAGGTCCAGGGAGTAACCGTTGTAGAAAATAACATTCGTGGAAAACTTACGGATGGTACTGAATTTACGACGATTACACCAAATGACCCTACGCTTATTAATACGTTGCGAGAGAAAAATGTGGATATTAAAGCTGAACAACCACCGCAACCGCCTTGGTGGACAACAATTTTCTCTTCTATTTTGCCAATGTTGCTCTTAATTGGGGTATGGTTCTTCATTATGCAACAGACGCAAGGTGGCGGCAATCGGGTAATGTCTTTTGGCAAAAGCCGTGCGAAGCTTCATGGTGAAGATAAAATTAAAGTAACCTTTGGTGATATGGCGGGAGCCGATGAGGCCAAACAGGAATTAGAGGAAGTCGTTGAATTCCTAAAACATCCTAAGAAATTTAACGATTTAGGTGCTCGTATTCCAAAAGGGGTTTTGTTATTTGGACCTCCAGGAACTGGTAAAACTCTGTTAGCCCGGGCAGTAGCTGGAGAAGCGGGAGTACCATTCTTTAGTATTAGTGGTTCTGATTTCGTTGAAATGTTTGTTGGTGTCGGAGCTTCAAGGGTTCGGGATTTGTTTGAGCAAGCTAAAAAGAGTGCGCCATGCATCGTTTTTATTGATGAAATTGATGCTGTAGGACGTCAGCGGGGCGCAGGCCTCGGTGGTGGTCATGATGAAAGGGAACAAACCTTAAACCAATTATTAGTTGAGATGGATGGTTTTGGCGTTAATGAGGGCATTATTATTATTGCGGCAACGAATCGTCCAGATATTTTGGATCCTGCATTATTGCGCCCAGGTCGTTTTGATAGACAAATTGTTGTTGATAAGCCGGATGTCAAAGGACGTTTGGAGATCTTAAAAGTTCATACAAA
This window encodes:
- the hpt gene encoding hypoxanthine phosphoribosyltransferase encodes the protein MINDVERVLLSEEELAGRIAEIGAQITADYAGKEILMIGVLRGAVLFMADLARAIKIPVAIDFMAVSSYGAGTSSSGVVRILKDLDENVEGKHVLVVEDIIDSGLTLNYLMDNLKSRKPASIQICTLLNKPDRRKVDVDIAYNGFTIPDYFVIGYGLDYAEKYRNLPFIGILKPEVYQD
- the ftsH gene encoding ATP-dependent zinc metalloprotease FtsH translates to MNKFFRNVSFYLLIIIIAISIIDYYSSRTTNKQEISYTQFLHQIEEQKVQGVTVVENNIRGKLTDGTEFTTITPNDPTLINTLREKNVDIKAEQPPQPPWWTTIFSSILPMLLLIGVWFFIMQQTQGGGNRVMSFGKSRAKLHGEDKIKVTFGDMAGADEAKQELEEVVEFLKHPKKFNDLGARIPKGVLLFGPPGTGKTLLARAVAGEAGVPFFSISGSDFVEMFVGVGASRVRDLFEQAKKSAPCIVFIDEIDAVGRQRGAGLGGGHDEREQTLNQLLVEMDGFGVNEGIIIIAATNRPDILDPALLRPGRFDRQIVVDKPDVKGRLEILKVHTKGKPVAKEVSLDVLARRTPGFTGADLSNLVNEAALLAARRNKKRIDMPEMEESVERVVAGPERKSKVISEREKKLTAYHEAGHALIGMLLDNTDPVHKVSIIPRGRAGGYTLMLPTEDRYYATRTELLEQLSVLLGGRVAEAVVLKEISTGAQNDLERATDLSRKMITEYGMSESLGPITFGHKQQQQVFLGRDISRDRNYGEEVASAIDKEVRRLIEGAYNKTEAMLQENIDKLHLIAAALIEKETLEAGDLEELLANGKISEKTEQDEIVLTKGEGTDDNSQTGPKIVYSSRS